Proteins encoded within one genomic window of Sphingomonas cannabina:
- a CDS encoding aa3-type cytochrome c oxidase subunit IV produces the protein MAEQTDMKAHEATYHGVMALLKWGALGCFLVAFAVILLIAS, from the coding sequence ATGGCCGAGCAGACCGACATGAAGGCGCACGAGGCGACCTATCACGGGGTGATGGCGCTGCTGAAATGGGGCGCGCTCGGTTGCTTCCTGGTGGCGTTCGCCGTCATCCTGCTGATCGCCAGCTAA